The Thermogemmata fonticola sequence TCGGCGTGCGCGGATCGAGCAAGCCTTCGTCGGTGATGGTGCCGGGAGTAACCACCTGGGTCACCGCGCGGGGAATCAGCTTTTTCTTCGGGTCGGCCTCCTCCATCTGCTCGCACACCGCTACCCGGTAGCCCGCCTTGAGCAGTTGCCCCAGGTAGCGCTCCAGATGGTTGACAGGCACCCCGGCCATGGGAATCTCTTTATCGCGGCGGGTCAGGGTCAGACCCAGAACCTTGTGCCCCAGATAGGCGTCATCCTCGAACAATTCGTAAAAATCGCCATTGCGGAAAAACAGCACCGCGTCGGGATGGCGTGCCTTGGCCTCGTGATACTGCTGCATCATGGGCGTCAAGGGACGCGCCGGGGCAGACCGGCCCGCACCTTCCCCGCCAGCAGAACAGCTCTTGACCGTGGATGGTTCCATAGTTCAGCCAGTCGAATCCGCCCTCACTCTCCGTACAATCGGCCCCCTTATTTCCTGTTCCTACGTGGCTTCCATCGGCCATCGGCACATCTTGGCTATGCCTATTATCCCCATTCTCCACCCCCTTGGGAAAGGGACGTTGCGTATCCCAGCGATTATTCCGGCAGACGGCGTGCCCCTCCAGCGCAGAGGATTCGCAGCCGCTGTTCATCCCTTACACCACGGCTCGCTTCGGGAGACTCAATTCCGAAGCATTCGCCCCCGATTGTCGTGCGCTTGCCCAAACGATTACTCTCCCCTCCGATCAGGTTCAGCGCTTCGGCAGTTCGGCGGCGGGCGGGAATTTGCTTGGCGAAGCGCTTCAACTTGCGGTAAAATGGAGCCAATGTGGCGGCGGCTCGATTGAGGGTTTCTGCATAGCCGAGTGCCAAGGCCATGACACAGAGCCGCACTTCGACGGAGCAGAAGATCGACTCCGCAGCGCAGCCATCGGCATTTCTTGTATCTGACAGACAGGAGTTTGGTCCATGTCCCGCATGATCTGGAAGTGCACCACGCTCGGCCAACGGCCATTTTTGGTGCTGAGTCTGCTTTTTGTGGGCGTTTTGGGGCTGTTCGCCAGTTTGGGAAGCGCGGGGAGCCAAGCGGTTCCTTCCGCGGAAGTCGCTCCGCCGCCGCGACCGGACCCCGTGGCCGAATGGATCGATCAGGAAGGCTCATTCGATTATGCCGCCGCGGTCAATGCTCTGTTGGGCCGGTCCGTGACGCCACAAACCAACGCCATCGTGCTCATCTGGCAAGCGCTGGGGCCGACTCCGGAAGGAGGAAGCTCCCTACCCGCGGAATACTTCGAGTATCTGGGCTGCCCCCGTCCCGCAGGAAGCAAGGAGGATTTCATCAAGTTGTACCGCTACGCCGGGGAAGTCCTCCGCCTGCCGGAAAGAGCAACGGAGCAACTTTACGACCAACTCTTTTTGCTGGCGGCGATCCCCTGGAAGGACAAGGAAGCGCCGGAACTGGCTGACTGGCTCCGGAGGAACGAGAAGGCCCTGGAACACCTCCGCCACGCCGCCGAACGACCGCATTACTTCAACCCCGCTTACAAATTGTGCGACGATGGCACGACCATCTCCTTGCGGGATAATCTGCTTCCCCATATCCAGGCGTTGCGGGAGGCGGCCCTGGCTTTCTCCTTGCGGGCGATGAACAAGCTCGGCAACGGCGATACAGCCGGGGCGTGGCAGGACATTCTGACCGCCTACCGGCTCAGCCGGCATCTCGCCCAGGGCATGTGGATCATCGAAGGGTTGGTAGGCGTAGCATTGGAAACCGGCATTCTCTTCAAGACCACCAAGGCGTTTCTGGAGCATGCCGCCCTGCCCCCCCGGCAACTCGCGGAATGCCTGCGGCAACTCCGAGCACTCCCGGAGCCGGACTGGATCACCCATCGCGGCGTGATCGTCGAAATGGCCGCAGTGCTCGATCATCTCCAACACAAAGCCCCCAAAAACTACGCCGAAGCGATCAAGGGGATGCAGGCATCGTTCAATCGGCCCTTTCCGCCTCTGCCCCGGCAACTCGAAGAGGTCCCGATTACGGTGGAGGGATGGGTGACCCTTCAACGGGAGCTCATCACGCGCTATCTGCGTTGGGGGGATTACCTGCGGCAGCACGGGAACAAGCCTTACGATCCCACGGCCCTGGAAGCGTTGAGGCCAGACCCCAAGGTCCTGGAAGAGCTAGGGCGCGAGATCGAGCGGGAAATCGCAGCCTGGAAGAAGGAGGAAGGCCAAGATGCAGCCCGCGCCTGGCGATTGCAGGAAATGACAGGACGCTACGCGGGAATGACCCTTTTCTTCATGTCCAGCGATTTTCTGCCCAAATTCCATAAGACCCATTTGCGGCGCAAGCAATGCGGGGAGTTGCTGCAAGCGGCAATCGCGTTGGAGCTGTATCGCTGCGAGCAGGGGCGCTATCCCCGGCAATTGCAGGAACTAGCAGGGAAGTACCTGCCGGAGGTGCCGCTGGACCGCTTCCGCAATCAGCCGCTGGTGTACCAGGTCAGTCCCGAAATGGTCCTGGTTTATAGCGTGGGACCGAATGGCCGGGATGATGCCGCCCGTAGCTACCTCGATGACCCCAACGAGCGGGAGGCGGACGATCTGGTGGTCCGCTGGCGTCCCCGCCTGAAACCCTGAGCCGCAAAGCAGGGCGTGCCAAAAGCCGCAAAGCAGGGCGTGCCAGAAGCCTCCGATACCTCCAGGCTCGTCTTGCCGCTGAACTCGGCCCTGCGGTATCTTCATGCCGATGAGACTACGGCCTTGGCTCTGCGCTGGGTTTGTTGCACTGCTCATTGTTTGGACGTGGAAGCTGGTGGAACCGAATCCCGTCCCGGCGGCGCTGGAACAGGAACTGCCTGCGGACTGGCGATTCTGGCTTTCCAAGGCCGTGCACTTTGGCATGTATTTCATCCTCTTCCTACTCGGAACGGGGGGACTGAGGTCCCGCTGGCGCTGGGGCGTCGCTGGCTTGCTGCTGCTCCACGCCGGCCTGACCGAGCTGATCCAGACGTGGGTCCCCAACCGCCACGGTTCGCTCCGGGATGTGCTCATCGACGGCGGCGGCGTGGCCGCCGGCCTATTCCTGAGTGAATGGTGCCGCCGAACACGCCAGGGATGTCGCGGGACCGCTCTCAGTGAGACCTGACTATCTGACTTCTCAACTTCTAACTTCTCCGCTCCGACCAAAAGTGCTTTCCTTGGGTCAAGCGACGGATTATACTGGTGCATTATGCAGTCTTCGGACAGCCGCAAGCCATCGCCATCCTCGCCGGAGCCGCCGGCTCATCCCGGAGCGGAGAAGGAAGAGAACCGTTCCCAGAGTGCCGAGCAGACGATGCTGGGAAAGGGAAGCGGCGCTGAGGCGGAAGCGCCCGAGGCCTCGCGGATCAGCCAGCAGGAGACGCTGCCGTTGCCGCAGGATCGCGAGGGAACGGTCAGCACGGTGGGGGTGGCGGCGAGGCCGGCGGGGGACTCCGCCGAACGGGGTTCCGGCGTGCGGTCTTCTTCGAGCCGTCCGTTGCCTTCGATTCCCGGCTATGAGCTGCTCGGCGAGTTGGGGCGCGGCGGCATGGCGATTGTGTACAAGGCCCGGCAGACGAAGCTGGACCGCCTGGTGGCTTTGAAGGTGCTGCGGGAGGGAGTCTACGCGAGCGAGTTGGACCTGGCACGGTTTCGCCACGAGGCCCTGGCCATCGCGCGCATTCAGCATCCGAATGTCATCCAGGTGTACGACATCGGGGAGCATGAGGGACTGACCTATTTGGCGATGGAGTATGCGGGGGAAGGGACGTTGCAGCAATGGCTGGCAGGCCAGCGCCTGTCCGTGGTGGGAGCCATCCGGCTGGTGTACACCCTGGCCCGCGCCGTGGGAGCGGCCCACCAAGTCGGCATCACCCACCGCGACCTCAAGCCGGGGAATATCCTCATCGTCAATGGCGTGCCCAAAATTGCCGACTTCGGGCTGGCGAAGCAGTTGGAGCATTCGTTGCAGACAGCTAGCGGAGCCATCCTGGGCACCCCGCAATACATGGCGCCGGAGCAAGCGGCAGGGGACAATCGCCGGGTCGGTCCCCCCAGTGATGTCTATGCGCTCGGCGTGATCCTGTTTGAATTGCTCACGGGGCGCGTGCCGCTTCAGGGGGATACCCTCCTGGATACATTGGACCGGGTCCGTTTCATGCCCCCACCGCCGTTGCGTGAGTTGCGCGGCGATATCCCAGGGGAAGTGGAAAGCGTGGTGCAGCGCTGCCTGCGGAAATCGCCGGAGGAACGCTATCCCAACGCGACGATGCTCGCCGAGGAATTGCTGCGTATCTTTCCTGCGCTTCAAAGCGGCGGGCCCACAGCTTCTCGATCGAGCAGCCCGATTCCCTCCGCTTTCTGGTCCATTCTGGGCACCATCGCCGCTCTGATTCTGGCGGCGATTCTGGTCAGGCAAAGCGGCCTGCTTCCCTGGAACCGGCCAGCCCCCGCCCCTCCGACTCTCCCGGCGGGCAGCAGCCAGCCTTCCCCCTTGCCCACACCCTAGGAAGGGCTGCACCTTTTGCTGCTGGCATCCTGGCCGCGACACCTGTCCCTGGAGAATCGCTCACAAGTCGCTCACACCAAAGCCCAGGCGGGGCGGCAGGCCCCACCCTAGACCGGCGTTCGTTCTCCAGCCAACAACGTAGTCGCAAATGCAAGGCAGAACCATGCTCCCTGTCCGTTTTGGGACTTTTCCGTCCTAGGACTTACTCACCCAGACGGGCGGCGGAGTGATGGCATCGGCGGGGCGAGGGCCGGGATGCGTCCGTCCGCTTCCCGCGAGACGGCTGATGCAGCGGACGGTCATGTCGTGATCACAGAGGATTTGACAACTCAGGCGGACGCCTTGCAAGCCGCGCTCGGCGAGCACCTTCTTTTCCGCCTCGGTCATCTGTTCCGGTTCCCCGGCGACGAACTCCACGCGGCAGGTGGTACAGCGCGCATTCCCCCCGCAGGCATGCAACTGGTCCACTCCCGCCTCATCGATCAGAGCCAAGACCAGACGTTTTCCCGCAGGAACATCAAACGTGCCGACTCCTTCCACCGTCAAACGCGGCATAGGATTCCTCCTTCCTTCGACCGATAGTTGGCGGAGCGCTGCTTCCTCCTCCTAAGGTTGTCCGCCGAATGAGCAAGGGCGTCCGCCGAATGAGAATGCCCGCCGATGAGCGTCAGGCTATCACGTGCGCCGCCTGGCTTATGGTCCAGTCAGCCTCGCTTGGCATCTGAGATCATTGTAGGCCGCGTCCGCTCTGGATGGGACAGACACAGTCCTGGCACTATCCGGTCTGGGGCAGCGCCGCAGTCCGGCAGCCTTGCTTCCATTGTGCTAGCGGGGATCAATGGTAGTTTGACCCGCCGGATGCTACACTGTAGCCAAAGGGCCTTTGGGTTGGAATTGGGAGGGAAGTATGGCAGCGCTCATGCCGATGGACGACCGGGATGGGGTGATCTGGTTCAACGGGCAGTTAGTGCCCTGGCGGGAAGCCAAGGTGCACGTACTGGTGCACAGTTTGCATTATGGGAACGCGGTGTTCGAGGGGGCGCGCATTTACAACGGCAAGGTGTTCAAGCTGACGGAGCATTCGCAGCGTTTGCATCGGTCCGCCCGAATGTTGGCCTATGAGGTGCCGTATTCGGTCGAGGAGCTGGACGCGGCCACGCGGCGGGTGGTGGCGGAAAACCGGCTGCAAGCGGGGTATGTGCGTCCCCTGGCCTGGCGCGGGGCGGAAACGATCGGCGTATCCGCCGTGGGGACCAAGGTGCATACCATGATCGCCGCCTTCCCGTGGGGTGCGTATTACGAGCAGAAGGCAATCCGCCTGATGACCGCCCGCTGGAAGCGTCCCAGTCCGGAGTCAGCCCCGGCAGGCAGCAAAGCGGCGGGATTGTACATCATCTGCACCCTGGCCAAGGACGAGGCCCTCGCCGCCGGTTTCCAGGACGCCCTCATGCTCGACTACAAAGGCCGGCTTTCGGAAGCGACGGGCGCCAACCTCTTCCTAGTCATCAACGGAGAATTGCACACTCCCACGCCGGAAACCATCCTCAACGGCATCACGCGTCAGACCGTGATGGACCTGGCCCGGCGGCGTGGCCTCAAGGTCGTCGAACGGGAAATGTGGCCTGAAGAGCTAGCCCGCGCGAGCGAAGTGTTCCTCACCGGTACCGCGGTTGAAGTCCAACCGGTCGCCGCTGTCGATCAGCACGAGTATCCCATCGGGCCGATCACCCAGATGCTTCAGGAGGATTACGCGGCTCTGGTCCGCGCTTGATCCCTGTGGATCACTCCCCCGCGGTCCCGCCGAACCAACCTCAGCGGCGGCTAGCAGCGGAGAAATGACTCGCTCCGGCGGCTTCGCTTCCGCTCCCGCTTCCTGGGAGGAGGAAGCCGGGAGGCCATAGAACCAGAACGTTGCGGGAACGCAAGTGCCGTCCCCACCGCCGGCGCGGCCCAGCCCTTGGCGGCCATCCCCCGGCCCACCCAGACCTTTCTGAGGGTGTTATCATGCGGGCAGCGGTCACTGTGTCGTTGATTCCGGAGGTCCGCCAGGGACCGTTCGTTTTCACTGGCGATCTGGTCCAGGCCTGTCAACGTGCGGCAGCACTCGGCTTCCACGCCATCGAACTGTTCCCGGAAGACCCCGAGGCGGTGGAGGCCGAGGAACTCCGCCAGGTGCTCGACGACTGCCAATTGAGCCTGGCCGCGGTGGGCACAGGAGCCGGCTGGTTCCGCCATCAGTTGAGCTTCACCAGCAGTGAGGAAAGCATCCGCTCCCAGGCGGTAGATTACGCCCGGCGGATGATGGACTTGGCCGCCGCGTTTTCGGCGCCGATCATCATCGGGGCCATGCAGGGCAAAGCCAGCGGCGGGCTGAACCAAGCCACGGCGCTGCGCTATCTGGGGCACGCCCTATTCCAACTGGACGAGCATGCCGAGGCCTTAGGCGTTACCCTGCTGTACGAACCCCTCAACCGTTACGAGTCGAATCTGATCCATACGCTTGCCGACGCGGCGACATTCATCCAGGGAGCTGGTCTGCGCCAGGTGCGTCTGCTGGCCGATCTGTTTCACATGAACATCGAGGAAAGCGACCTGCCGGGGGCGTTGCGGCGGGCCGGACCGCTACTGGGCCATGTGCATTTCAGCGATTCTAACCGTCGGGCCGCCGGTTGGGGACACACGAACTTTCCCCCGATCATCCAGGCGCTGCGCGATATTGGCTACGACGGCTATCTGTCGGCGGAGGTGCTCCCGCTGCCGGATGCTGAGTCAGCCGCTCGCCAGGCCATCACGGCCTTCCGCCAATGGGTCGGCTCACCCGCCGCTGGATAGAAATAGGCCCTGCCAGGCGGGAGATTCCGCTCCCTATCCCTCGGCTTCCGCCAGAGCCGCTGCTGACAGGGAGGCGTCACGGAGGAAAGCACGGAGAACGCCAACCCCTGTTTCGGCCACGTCCCAAGTCGAGACTTCTAGCCGCAGCGTTCCGACGCGTGATGATCGGCAACCACGTCCCTAACCAGTAACTCCCTAGCCAGTGATGATTCCGTCACACTTCCGCCGCAGTGGGAGTCAGCCGGCGGCTTGCCCCAGAGCGTTGAGATAGATCGAAGCGATCCGGAAAATTGCCAGGATGATCATCAGGGCAATCAGAGCGTAGATGGCCCAGGCGGTAGCGGTGGCCGCGGAGCGCAAGCGGCGGGCCGCTTCCTCAGCGTAGTTGGGGGACAGCCGTTCCATGACCTCCGGCAAATTGCCCGTCTGTTCCCCCAACTGGACGTATTCGTAGAACTCGTCGGGAAAGGGGGCGCCCGAAGCTCGCAGGGCTTCGGTTAGCGAGCCGCCCTTTTTGACCACAGCCACCGCCCGGCTTTGACCGCGGGTGAAAGCCGCATTGCTGGCCGCCTCCAGAGCATGCCGCACGACCTTGGGCACGCTCAAGCCCGCTTGATACCCCATGCGCAAAGCCACGGCGCACCGCTGGAGCGCCAGGAGCAGGAAAGCCGGTCCCCACCCCGGCAGCCCCAATAGGAAGGCCTCAAGCTGACTTTGCCAGCGGACCTTGTTCGCCAGGAGTTTGAGCCCTACCAGCAAAGCCACCGGCAGACCCAAGGCCACGGCCACAAACATCATCGCGCCGGAGATTCCCGACAGCCCCAATCCCAACGGGTCCGTGGTGACGGCCTGCCCTTGCCCGCCCAGGTATCCCAGGATCAAAATCAGCAGGGTGATGACCCCCACCGCCGCCAGATACATCAGCACCGGATACGTCATGGCGGAGCGGAACTGCCGCTGGATGGACTGGACCTGATCGTAGTACTCCTCCAGCACCTGGAAGGTTTCTTCCAGGTGTCCCGTCCTTTCCCCGACGCGGATCAATTCCACAAACAGAGGGGGGAAGCAATCCAGATAATCGGCCAGGGCATCGCCCAGGCTCTCCCCTTGTTCCAGGCGCTGGGCGAGGGCGGCAGCCACGGGCCGCAACACGGCCGGTCCCGATCGGCTTTGCTGGCGGAAGAGCTTCACGGGATCCAGCCCCGCGGCCAAACCGTGCCGCAAAACCCGGCACCACATCACCAGCGCCCCTACCGGACACCGCGCACTGGAAAAGATCATCGCCTCCCCCTTACCCCCGCTCTCCTGGTTCCCACCTGCCGATCCTGGCTCCCACCCGGCAACCCCGGCTCCTATCCGACGACCGTGGCTCCCTCTCGAAGCCCCTAACTCCCCTCCAGCGACTCTGGCTCCCTCTCCCCGCATTCCGCCGCCTCTGGCTACGATCATATCACAACGGACACTTCTCCGGGAGTTCCCGCTGCCCTCCCTCGGCGGGGAAACAGACCCCTGCCAGCCCTCCGCCACTTGGGATGAACCGCTCCTCTTATTGGGGGGCCGCCTTAGGATGAGAGCAGATGGTGTTTTTGCCGCCGTTCGCATTCGATTCCGGGGACCGTCCGGTGGAACCGAGGGACTTATTCCGCCGCGGCGTCGAGCTGTTCCAGGCCGGGGAGTATTTCGAGGCTCACGAAGTGTGGGAGGAATTGTGGCGTGAGGCGTCCGGCGAGGCCCGAGCCTTTTACAAGGGGTTGATCCAGTTAGCCGTGGCGCTTCTCCATGCCGAGCGGGGAAATCGTAGCGGCTCGGAGCGGCTGTATCACTCCGCCCGGCGCTTGCTCGAACCGTACCGCCCGGCCTACGGCGGCTACGATTTGGAGACCCTGCTGCGGGAGTCAGAGCCGTGGTTGCAGAGCTGTTGGGCCGCTGGCGGCCAGCCGGCGGGCGGAATTGGCGGAGGCCGGCCTCGGTTTCCCCCTGTCACAGATGCCGAGGGGCGATAGGCTATCCCTAACTCTCTTCCCCAACGGTGCAACCCGTCCCCAACGGTGCAACCCGGCGGGGAGCGAGGCTGTGGGAAGCGAGGCTGGTCCACAGGAAGCGAGACTGTTCCTTGTATTCCTTGCGAGAAAGGAGAACAAACCATGGCTCGGAGCGTCACCTTCAAGGGGAACCCTGTCACACTGGAAGGACCGGAACTCAAAGCGGGGGACAAGGCCCCGGACTTCACTTGTCTGAAGGGACTGGAGGTGGTGACCCTGGCCAACACTCCGGCGAAGGCCCGCCTTTTCAGTGTGGTGCCGTCCCTGGACACCGCCGTTTGCAGTGCCCAAACGAAGAAGTTTGAGGAGGCCATTCGGGACCTGGGGGATGCGGTGGCGTGCTACACCGTCAGCCTCGACCTGCCATTTGCCCAAGGCCGCTTCTGCTCCGCGGAAAAGATCACGACAATGCAAACCCTCTCCGACGTGCACAATCACTCCTTCGGCAAAAACTGGGGCGTGCTCATCAGCAGTGGGCTGCCGCTGCCGTTGCTGGCGCGGGCCGTATTCGTCGTCGATCGCAATGGTACCATCACCTACGCCGAGTATGTCTCCGAGATCACCAATCATCCGAATTACGACGCCGCCTTGGAAGCCCTGAAAAAGGCTGCCGCCTGAGAAAGAAACCACGGTCGCAAAAGGCCACCGCGGTCCCAAAAGACTGCCGCCTGAGAGAGCCACCGCAGTCTTAGAAGGCTGCCGCCTGAGAGAGCCACCGCAGTCTTAGAAGGCTGTCGCCCGAGAGGTTTCTCGCCCTGGCCGCTGGCCAACCGTTTCCGCTTCCGCTCGTTCCCACCCGTCCATACTGGTGGGGGATCAGGCGGATCTTTCGACTGGGTCTTCCGGACGCCACGGCTCAATCAGGAAGACTCAGACCATCGCGGGACAAAGACGGCGGAGGCGGAACGCCGAGCGGATTCGCTCCGCGGCAGGCCGTCTTCCACCGCCGGCAATAGGCCGAAAGATAGCGAAAGGGCGCCGAATGCAGCGAATATACGGCCTGTAACGCGCAGGGACAGTTGGGGCGGTTATGCGGCAGCCAAAAAAACTTTCACCTGCCACGAGTACGGATTAGTCTAAAGAAGTGAGGTGATCTCAGCAGGTTTCCTCCATGGTGAAGGGTGATAGCCATGAGCCGACCAGTGGTGCCTCTTTTCGTCCTGAGCGCGGCCGTGATGGCCGGTACTGCGGACCTGGCGCGCGCCGGTTGGGACAACGTGTTCCAGGTGTGTTGTTTCGGCTGTGATCGACCACGGGTCAGCTTTGCTCCCCCCTGTCCACCTCCGCCGTGCCCCCAGCCGGAGGTCCGCGTCAGTTACATCCAGCGCACCTACTATCAACCGGTGACGGAATATGTCCGGACCACCTATTACGAGCCGGTCACCCGGAATGTGACCTCCTACTACTACGAACCGGTTACGGAGTACCGTTACACGACCTATTACGATCCTTGCACCGGTTGTCCGATCCGGGTGTGCCAGCCGACCACTTCATACCGCTTGCGGAGCCAATGCAACACGGTGACCAGCTACGTGGAGCGCACAGCCCTGGTGCCGGTCACCAGTTATCGCCCGGTCACGGTGCAGCAGCCGGTGGTGAGCTACTACTATCCTCCCACCAGCGTGTCGTATGGGGCGCCGCTGGTCCCGGCTCCTCCGGCTGCGATTCCTCCCGCCGCCCCCAGCGTCCAGGAAATTCGGGACCAGGTACCCAGTGTCATGCCGCCGGGCGGCAGCGGCACGGATAAAATCCCGCCCCCCAATGTTCCCACCCAGCCGGGTATGTCCTACCCGCGGCCCGGCACGTCCGGCCAAGTCCGCCCCGAACGCACCGCCAGCCTGCCGCGAAACTCCAGCCCCACCGTCACCGTGCGCGGAGAAGTCGTCCTCAAGGATCAGATCACGCCGCGCAGCGGGGCGCGACTGGTCTTCGTCAACGCGGACAACCTCCAGCAGCGCCACTACGTCACCGCTAACGCCTATGGCGAGTTCGATACTTCTCTGCCCGTCGGCCGGTGGTACCTCTACCTCGGCGGCGAAGATGGACGCGCAGTCTATCACAAGCAGATCACTCTGGCTGGCGACCGCGACCTCGTCGAATACAAAGTCGTCAGCCGTTGAATCCTCCCGGCGGTAGAACCTCCCTGCATCATCTTACCCCCATTCACGCTGGGCTACCGCCCAAGCCGATCGCACCACTTGCCGACCCAATGCCCGGAACCACCCGCAGAAGGTGGCTTCTTTTTTTTGCCAGACTCGAAGTATAACCTCAATCGCCAGGTGAGTGGTGTCAATTCAAATCCCCAATCGCCGCCGCAATATGTGCGATGTGATTCGGTTCCGAAGGGTTG is a genomic window containing:
- a CDS encoding VanZ family protein; its protein translation is MPMRLRPWLCAGFVALLIVWTWKLVEPNPVPAALEQELPADWRFWLSKAVHFGMYFILFLLGTGGLRSRWRWGVAGLLLLHAGLTELIQTWVPNRHGSLRDVLIDGGGVAAGLFLSEWCRRTRQGCRGTALSET
- a CDS encoding serine/threonine-protein kinase — encoded protein: MQSSDSRKPSPSSPEPPAHPGAEKEENRSQSAEQTMLGKGSGAEAEAPEASRISQQETLPLPQDREGTVSTVGVAARPAGDSAERGSGVRSSSSRPLPSIPGYELLGELGRGGMAIVYKARQTKLDRLVALKVLREGVYASELDLARFRHEALAIARIQHPNVIQVYDIGEHEGLTYLAMEYAGEGTLQQWLAGQRLSVVGAIRLVYTLARAVGAAHQVGITHRDLKPGNILIVNGVPKIADFGLAKQLEHSLQTASGAILGTPQYMAPEQAAGDNRRVGPPSDVYALGVILFELLTGRVPLQGDTLLDTLDRVRFMPPPPLRELRGDIPGEVESVVQRCLRKSPEERYPNATMLAEELLRIFPALQSGGPTASRSSSPIPSAFWSILGTIAALILAAILVRQSGLLPWNRPAPAPPTLPAGSSQPSPLPTP
- a CDS encoding 2Fe-2S iron-sulfur cluster-binding protein, encoding MPRLTVEGVGTFDVPAGKRLVLALIDEAGVDQLHACGGNARCTTCRVEFVAGEPEQMTEAEKKVLAERGLQGVRLSCQILCDHDMTVRCISRLAGSGRTHPGPRPADAITPPPVWVSKS
- a CDS encoding branched-chain amino acid aminotransferase, whose product is MAALMPMDDRDGVIWFNGQLVPWREAKVHVLVHSLHYGNAVFEGARIYNGKVFKLTEHSQRLHRSARMLAYEVPYSVEELDAATRRVVAENRLQAGYVRPLAWRGAETIGVSAVGTKVHTMIAAFPWGAYYEQKAIRLMTARWKRPSPESAPAGSKAAGLYIICTLAKDEALAAGFQDALMLDYKGRLSEATGANLFLVINGELHTPTPETILNGITRQTVMDLARRRGLKVVEREMWPEELARASEVFLTGTAVEVQPVAAVDQHEYPIGPITQMLQEDYAALVRA
- a CDS encoding sugar phosphate isomerase/epimerase family protein; the protein is MRAAVTVSLIPEVRQGPFVFTGDLVQACQRAAALGFHAIELFPEDPEAVEAEELRQVLDDCQLSLAAVGTGAGWFRHQLSFTSSEESIRSQAVDYARRMMDLAAAFSAPIIIGAMQGKASGGLNQATALRYLGHALFQLDEHAEALGVTLLYEPLNRYESNLIHTLADAATFIQGAGLRQVRLLADLFHMNIEESDLPGALRRAGPLLGHVHFSDSNRRAAGWGHTNFPPIIQALRDIGYDGYLSAEVLPLPDAESAARQAITAFRQWVGSPAAG
- a CDS encoding type II secretion system F family protein, which encodes MIFSSARCPVGALVMWCRVLRHGLAAGLDPVKLFRQQSRSGPAVLRPVAAALAQRLEQGESLGDALADYLDCFPPLFVELIRVGERTGHLEETFQVLEEYYDQVQSIQRQFRSAMTYPVLMYLAAVGVITLLILILGYLGGQGQAVTTDPLGLGLSGISGAMMFVAVALGLPVALLVGLKLLANKVRWQSQLEAFLLGLPGWGPAFLLLALQRCAVALRMGYQAGLSVPKVVRHALEAASNAAFTRGQSRAVAVVKKGGSLTEALRASGAPFPDEFYEYVQLGEQTGNLPEVMERLSPNYAEEAARRLRSAATATAWAIYALIALMIILAIFRIASIYLNALGQAAG
- a CDS encoding DUF309 domain-containing protein, with product MVFLPPFAFDSGDRPVEPRDLFRRGVELFQAGEYFEAHEVWEELWREASGEARAFYKGLIQLAVALLHAERGNRSGSERLYHSARRLLEPYRPAYGGYDLETLLRESEPWLQSCWAAGGQPAGGIGGGRPRFPPVTDAEGR
- the tpx gene encoding thiol peroxidase, which produces MARSVTFKGNPVTLEGPELKAGDKAPDFTCLKGLEVVTLANTPAKARLFSVVPSLDTAVCSAQTKKFEEAIRDLGDAVACYTVSLDLPFAQGRFCSAEKITTMQTLSDVHNHSFGKNWGVLISSGLPLPLLARAVFVVDRNGTITYAEYVSEITNHPNYDAALEALKKAAA